A genomic window from Glycine soja cultivar W05 chromosome 10, ASM419377v2, whole genome shotgun sequence includes:
- the LOC114372579 gene encoding protein NETWORKED 4B-like yields the protein MMIFRSLFGEFEVIFCYFTQCFFIYSRLLVLVISKTQRIAEMMNNQPSQWWWLENHSNTRRSPWLQSTLTELNEKTKAMLKLIEEDADSFAQRAEMYYKKRPQLVSMVEDFYRTHRSLAERYDQVTGIRQQKTGGGGSPFSPLKHHQSEKLMSYADDSYDSYSESFDVEESVESEVDDPEQEEEEVTKFDNCTEEEEVQFVVANDEGMRQRKEIERLGEENKDHKDQIKEKCNIHEVVMVLREEIEGLRKETRVQKDELSQKSIICSEVMMLREEKERLREENREQKDELNQKDIICGEVMMLWEEIEVLREENRVKNDELNQKGTVCGEIMMLREEIEGLRKENSVQNDELNQKGTICGEVMMLKEEIERLRKENKVQKDELNQICGEVMILREEIERLRKDERVQNDELKKKGTICGQVLMLREEIERVSEENMVQKDHLKQKDQEKIEVIRHLSLAIDVLKQENVKMRSFIAKEFTNKWKNPFEFKKLMGSLSVKLFNGRNQPSIVAL from the exons ATGATGATTTTTCGATCTTTGTTTGGGGAATTCGAGGttatcttttgttattttactCAATGTTTTTTCATATATAGTAGGCTCTTGGTGTTGGTGATATCAAAGACCCAGAGGATTGCTGAAATGATGAACAATCAACCATCGCAGTGGTGGTGGCTTGAGAACCACAGCAACACTAGACGATCCCCTTGGCTTCAATCCACTCTCACTG AGCTAAATGAGAAGACCAAGGCAATGTTAAAGCTAATTGAAGAAGATGCAGATTCCTTTGCCCAACGTGCAGAGATGTATTACAAGAAGAGACCACAGCTTGTGAGCATGGTTGAAGATTTCTATAGGACACATCGTTCATTAGCCGAGCGGTATGATCAAGTCACCGGAATTCGCCAGCAGAAGACAGGAGGAGGGGGATCACCTTTTTCTCCACTCAAGCATCATCAATCAGAGAAGTTGATGAGTTATGCAGATGACAGTTATGATAGCTATTCTGAGAGTTTTGATGTAGAGGAGTCTGTGGAATCTGAAGTTGATGATCCTGagcaagaagaggaagaggttaCCAAATTTGATAACTGTACAGAAGAGGAGGAAGTTCAGTTTGTAGTTGCTAATGATGAAGGGATGAGGCAGAGGAAAGAAATTGAGAGACTTGGTGAAGAGAACAAGGATCACAAAGATCAAATTAAGGAGAAATGTAACATTCATGAAGTTGTTatggtgttgagggaagaaatAGAAGGACTCAGAAAAGAGACTAGAGTGCAGAAAGATGAACTCAGCCAGAAAAGCATCATTTGCAGTGAAGTAATGATGTTGAGGGAAGAAAAAGAACGACTCAGAGAAGAGAATAGAGAGCAGAAGGATGAACTCAACCAGAAAGATATCATTTGTGGTGAAGTAATGATGTTGTGGGAAGAAATTGAAGTACTTAGAGAAGAGAATAGAGTGAAGAATGATGAACTCAACCAGAAAGGTACCGTTTGTGGTGAAATAATGATGTTGAGGGAAGAAATTGAAGGACTCAGAAAAGAGAATAGCGTGCAGAATGATGAACTCAACCAGAAAGGTACCATTTGTGGTGAAGTAATGATGTTGAAGGAAGAAATAGAACGTCTCAGAAAAGAGAATAAAGTGCAGAAGGATGAACTCAACCAGATTTGCGGTGAAGTAATGATATTGAGGGAAGAAATAGAAAGACTCAGAAAAGATGAAAGAGTGCAGAATGATGAACTCAAGAAAAAAGGTACCATTTGTGGTCAAGTATTGATGTTAAGGGAAGAGATAGAAAGAGTCAGCGAAGAGAATATGGTACAGAAGGACCATCTCAAGCAAAAAGACCAAGAGAAAATAGAGGTGATTAGACACCTGAGTTTAGCTATAGATGTGCTGAAGCAGGAGAATGTAAAGATGAGAAGCTTCATTGCTAAAGAATTCACCAACAAATGGAAGAATCCATTTGAGTTTAAAAAACTCATGGGATCTTTATCGGTGAAGTTGTTTAATGGAAGGAATCAACCTAGTATTGTAGCTCTCTAG
- the LOC114372580 gene encoding classical arabinogalactan protein 26-like: MASFWPFLAMFMALMACNCSSLASASRQSMHVSTISAAPTTLPGAPLYYSPTMSPDIEPLFPTPGGSAFSPSESSIPTIPSSPSPPNPDVTNSPGSVLAFPPSESMPAMAPSSKGASLPVYSVLHLAILVIICIMQLHGM; this comes from the coding sequence ATGGCTTCCTTTTGGCCATTCTTGGCAATGTTCATGGCCTTAATGGCATGCAATTGTTCATCATTGGCCTCTGCTTCTCGACAAAGCATGCATGTTTCAACCATCTCAGCAGCACCAACTACATTGCCAGGTGCCCCTCTATACTACTCTCCTACCATGTCACCAGATATTGAGCCTTTGTTTCCAACTCCTGGAGGTTCTGCTTTCTCTCCATCAGAGTCTTCAATTCCCACAATTCCTTCTAGTCCTAGCCCTCCCAACCCTGATGTCACCAATAGTCCAGGGTCAGTTTTGGCTTTTCCACCTTCAGAGTCTATGCCAGCTATGGCCCCATCTTCCAAGGGTGCATCTCTGCCAGTTTATTCAGTTTTACATCTTGCCATTCTGGTAATAATTTGCATAATGCAGCTTCATGGCATGTGA